One genomic region from Haladaptatus caseinilyticus encodes:
- a CDS encoding ATPase domain-containing protein, producing MSNSQLTKISTGTTGLDEILQGGFIAKRSYLLRGDPGTGKTILGMKYLTAGVEADETVLFVNLEESADDIRDNASTLDIDLSDVHFLDLSPDSDVFVDEQSYDIFTPSEVEQEPLTTAITDRVESIDPDRVFIDPLTRLRHLTSDEYQFRKQVIAFMHYLKEQGATVLFTSQHSDESSDDDLQYMTDGTIELEHSSHGRTISVPKFRGSSVNEGDHAMRIGQGGLSVYPEISPTEHSRSFEIESVSSGIPEVDELLHGGLERGTISILSGPTGVGKTTVGTQFMKEAAGRGERSVMYMFEETLETFRERSQTINIPVKRMQEQGALEVEEMKPLDCSATEFAYRVRKEVEENDTSIVMIDGIDGYKLSLRDDDDRVLVRKLHSLCRYLKNMGVTVILVDEIDTITGEFQATEAGISYLADNIVFLRHLEVTGEMRKAIGVLKKRTSDFERSLREFKITEHGLKVGEPLTELNSVLSGSPEVAQSASGNHNG from the coding sequence ATGAGTAACAGTCAATTGACAAAAATATCGACGGGAACGACGGGGCTAGACGAAATTTTACAAGGGGGTTTTATCGCGAAGCGGAGTTACCTTCTCCGAGGCGACCCAGGTACGGGGAAAACGATCCTCGGAATGAAATACCTCACCGCAGGTGTCGAAGCGGACGAAACGGTGTTATTTGTTAATCTCGAGGAGTCGGCAGACGATATTCGGGACAACGCATCGACGCTCGATATCGACCTTTCGGACGTCCATTTCCTCGATTTGAGTCCGGATTCGGACGTGTTCGTCGATGAACAATCGTATGACATTTTCACACCGAGCGAAGTTGAACAGGAACCACTGACGACGGCGATTACTGACCGTGTCGAGTCCATCGACCCCGACCGCGTGTTTATCGACCCGCTCACTCGCCTTCGTCACCTCACTTCCGACGAGTATCAGTTCAGAAAACAGGTCATCGCGTTCATGCACTATCTGAAGGAGCAAGGTGCAACGGTTCTGTTCACGTCACAACACAGTGATGAGTCGTCCGACGACGACCTACAATACATGACCGACGGCACGATTGAACTCGAACACTCCTCCCACGGGCGAACCATCAGCGTCCCGAAATTCCGTGGTTCCTCCGTCAACGAAGGTGACCATGCGATGCGCATCGGACAGGGTGGTCTCTCCGTCTATCCGGAAATCTCTCCGACAGAACATTCCCGGTCCTTCGAAATCGAATCCGTTTCATCGGGGATTCCGGAGGTTGACGAACTGCTCCACGGTGGCCTCGAACGCGGCACCATCAGCATTCTCAGCGGCCCGACAGGAGTTGGGAAGACCACCGTCGGAACGCAGTTCATGAAGGAGGCTGCCGGTCGCGGCGAGCGCTCGGTTATGTATATGTTCGAGGAAACGCTAGAAACGTTCCGCGAACGGAGCCAGACCATCAATATCCCCGTCAAACGGATGCAAGAACAGGGTGCCCTCGAAGTCGAGGAGATGAAACCCCTCGATTGCTCCGCGACCGAATTCGCCTACCGAGTACGAAAGGAGGTCGAAGAAAACGACACGAGCATCGTGATGATAGACGGTATCGACGGCTACAAACTCTCGCTCAGGGACGACGACGACCGTGTGTTGGTTCGAAAACTCCATTCGCTTTGTCGCTATCTAAAGAACATGGGGGTCACCGTCATTCTCGTGGACGAAATCGACACCATTACTGGTGAGTTTCAAGCGACCGAAGCGGGAATCAGCTACCTTGCGGACAATATTGTTTTTCTTCGTCATCTCGAAGTCACCGGCGAGATGCGCAAAGCTATTGGCGTCCTGAAAAAGCGCACGAGCGACTTCGAGCGAAGCCTTCGGGAGTTCAAAATCACGGAACACGGTCTCAAGGTCGGGGAACCCTTGACCGAACTGAACAGCGTCCTTTCGGGTTCTCCGGAGGTGGCGCAGTCGGCATCAGGAAACCACAATGGGTGA
- a CDS encoding HFX_2341 family transcriptional regulator domain-containing protein has product MQSIDEIHIAPLGYEFDRIVGPVHQHGVDVLYLLEHDGPASERPDYHDELKSVLRGDGIDVRSKAVDLLDIYDVLGVVTTLVSDHEDDIVRVNVSSGSKLSAVGAAIACMATDATAYYVQPEGYAHQDRNERQSYGYVGEEVLPTYPIESPTRDQVAVMDYVDEADTEVYTPKKKDIIDYAEAAHLSFISDSDPANDKAKFALLNANIVDPLVEDGYVNVKKVGRQKQVTLTETGRDVLRAFRHKL; this is encoded by the coding sequence ATGCAATCCATCGATGAAATTCACATCGCACCGCTGGGATACGAATTCGACCGAATCGTCGGCCCAGTCCATCAACACGGTGTCGATGTCCTCTATCTCCTCGAACACGACGGTCCGGCGAGCGAGCGGCCTGACTATCACGACGAACTGAAATCCGTTCTTCGGGGCGACGGTATCGACGTCAGGAGTAAAGCCGTCGATCTGCTCGACATCTACGACGTGCTTGGCGTCGTTACGACACTCGTCTCCGACCACGAGGACGATATCGTTCGCGTGAACGTTTCGAGCGGGTCGAAACTCTCTGCGGTCGGCGCGGCCATCGCCTGTATGGCGACCGATGCGACGGCGTACTACGTGCAACCGGAAGGATACGCACATCAAGACCGTAACGAACGACAAAGCTACGGATACGTCGGCGAAGAGGTACTCCCCACCTATCCCATCGAATCACCGACGCGGGACCAAGTCGCTGTGATGGATTACGTAGACGAAGCGGATACCGAGGTGTACACGCCGAAGAAAAAGGACATCATCGACTACGCGGAGGCCGCACATCTGTCGTTCATTTCCGACAGCGACCCGGCGAACGACAAGGCAAAATTCGCTCTGTTGAATGCCAATATCGTCGATCCGCTCGTGGAGGACGGCTACGTCAATGTGAAAAAAGTGGGGCGACAAAAGCAAGTGACGTTGACCGAGACGGGTCGAGACGTGCTTCGGGCCTTTCGACACAAGCTCTGA
- a CDS encoding ABC transporter ATP-binding protein, giving the protein MATDTTAVKNAIVVENLTKYYGDVRGVEDLSFTVTTGEIFGFLGPNGAGKSTAIRVLLGLLKPTHGTARILENDVTDRHAAIAARKNIGYVPGDVGFYEDATGERLLDYFGSLSGDERREELLERFPIPRNRKVKAYSRGNKQKLALIQAFMHDPDLVVMDEPTAGLDPLAQNAVYEFLQAEQQRGVTVFFSTHILSEVRKLCDRVCIIRNGRRVALEQIDTLVEKSGKVIRLDLAESPAPDDLTFEGVASASRDADDYYRLVVTGNDFEGMVDVLDQYTIRDMEIRETSLEDVFIEFYAEDVDREMKRIEPPPERDWKTEGERS; this is encoded by the coding sequence GTGGCGACGGATACAACGGCCGTCAAGAACGCGATCGTTGTCGAGAACCTGACAAAGTACTACGGCGACGTTCGGGGGGTGGAAGACCTATCGTTCACAGTCACGACAGGGGAGATATTTGGGTTTCTTGGACCGAACGGCGCAGGGAAGTCGACGGCCATCCGGGTATTGCTCGGACTCTTGAAGCCGACGCATGGGACGGCGAGGATACTGGAAAACGATGTAACCGACCGTCATGCAGCCATCGCAGCCCGCAAGAACATCGGGTACGTCCCAGGCGATGTGGGGTTTTACGAGGACGCGACCGGTGAGAGATTGCTCGATTATTTCGGATCACTATCAGGTGATGAGCGTCGCGAGGAACTGCTCGAACGATTTCCCATCCCTCGCAATCGGAAGGTGAAGGCCTACTCGCGAGGGAACAAACAGAAGCTCGCACTGATTCAGGCATTCATGCACGATCCTGACCTCGTCGTGATGGACGAACCGACTGCCGGGTTAGATCCGCTGGCACAGAACGCAGTCTACGAGTTCCTCCAAGCCGAACAGCAGCGCGGTGTTACCGTTTTCTTCTCGACCCACATCCTGAGCGAGGTACGAAAGCTCTGTGATCGGGTGTGTATCATCCGCAACGGCCGACGCGTCGCGTTGGAACAGATCGACACCCTGGTCGAGAAGAGTGGGAAGGTCATCCGTCTCGACTTGGCGGAATCCCCGGCACCTGATGACCTCACCTTCGAGGGTGTCGCAAGCGCGAGCCGCGACGCAGACGACTACTATCGGTTAGTCGTGACTGGCAACGACTTCGAGGGAATGGTGGACGTTCTTGACCAGTACACGATTAGAGACATGGAGATTCGGGAAACGTCACTGGAGGATGTCTTCATCGAATTCTACGCCGAGGATGTGGATCGCGAGATGAAACGTATAGAACCGCCACCAGAGAGGGACTGGAAAACGGAAGGAGAGCGATCGTAA
- a CDS encoding SHOCT domain-containing protein, whose product MPSLLGSDDHWFTLLTATIVVGVLYGAFSVPWYWALVAGMIVSGVVEFAIKEVPPETDAYDPNQYQLWHKAFGDPQDSNKGAMRKTPAETDGSLDTLRNRYANGELTDEQFEQKVEKVLESKSVDGSNEREKAHDVLTESND is encoded by the coding sequence ATGCCCTCACTGCTGGGTTCTGATGACCACTGGTTCACCCTCCTCACAGCGACGATTGTTGTTGGAGTATTGTATGGAGCGTTCTCGGTGCCCTGGTATTGGGCGCTGGTTGCTGGTATGATCGTCTCTGGTGTGGTTGAATTTGCAATTAAAGAGGTTCCACCGGAGACTGATGCATATGATCCAAACCAGTATCAACTATGGCATAAGGCGTTCGGGGATCCCCAGGATAGCAACAAGGGTGCTATGAGAAAAACACCCGCTGAGACAGACGGGTCTTTAGACACTCTCCGTAATCGATACGCCAATGGGGAACTCACTGACGAGCAGTTCGAGCAGAAAGTTGAGAAGGTGTTAGAGTCCAAGTCGGTAGATGGATCCAACGAACGCGAAAAAGCACATGATGTACTCACCGAGAGTAACGACTGA
- a CDS encoding COG1361 S-layer family protein: MSEVTNRWLTVVLTVSLVSLGVASVVASTSPTDSVIAQETSPTTAGNGGLTVTEQDGRFRLISTSSNVPVDGSGTLALTFVNTGDTVTNASILVMAPNESVRFGSDQNATKSIGPWASGERRSVTFDILAEEFAETRSYPFQAVIAYTAANGSRVRTAPFTFTVQPSEAIRLEQFEVTSIRSNVQVGDSGTIAVTIENTGPDVSDAIVTLQSRSRNIRLGRTQNATQFVGEWATNEDITFEFEATATNNTVVASYPFSVAVSYRANGTRTRTTTELFGVIPNAEQSFALQNVTSTLRVGDEGRATGAVVNTGPRAVQDAVLILETNTTTLQPEERIYPLGTIPAGEQRPFRFDINAINATNAGPRELTFRVVYRNREGERTASDPLQAPIRVGNKREPFVIDPVAASFGGDESGVLRVQVSNNAGQPLTNVTARLQVDEPLTSDDPNAYVGVLSPNESRTAAFQLTVGDEAIAGRHPATVTITYETPNRERRVAGPYQVPVQVERERGPGFPVIATVAVIAAVLVAVGWWLRRGT, from the coding sequence ATGTCTGAGGTGACCAACCGGTGGCTCACGGTGGTTCTGACGGTCTCGCTCGTGTCACTTGGCGTCGCGTCCGTTGTAGCGAGCACTAGCCCGACCGATTCTGTCATCGCACAGGAGACGTCGCCAACCACGGCGGGGAATGGTGGACTAACTGTAACCGAACAAGACGGACGGTTCCGGTTGATTTCGACCTCGTCAAACGTACCAGTCGACGGATCGGGCACGCTCGCACTGACGTTCGTCAACACTGGCGACACCGTCACGAATGCGAGTATCCTTGTTATGGCTCCAAACGAGAGCGTTCGATTCGGCTCGGATCAGAACGCTACCAAGTCCATCGGCCCGTGGGCGAGCGGCGAGCGGCGGTCGGTGACGTTCGACATCCTTGCCGAGGAGTTCGCGGAGACACGGAGCTACCCATTTCAAGCGGTCATCGCCTATACCGCAGCGAACGGCTCTCGTGTACGCACCGCCCCGTTCACTTTCACCGTCCAGCCCTCCGAGGCAATCCGTCTCGAGCAGTTCGAAGTCACATCGATTCGATCGAACGTCCAAGTTGGAGACTCTGGTACGATCGCAGTCACGATTGAGAACACGGGGCCGGATGTCAGTGACGCAATTGTCACCCTGCAATCGCGGAGCCGGAACATTCGGCTCGGGCGGACACAAAACGCTACGCAGTTCGTCGGCGAATGGGCCACGAACGAGGATATCACATTCGAGTTTGAAGCTACGGCGACCAACAACACTGTCGTCGCGAGTTACCCCTTCTCGGTCGCCGTGTCCTATCGGGCGAATGGCACGCGTACTCGGACGACAACCGAACTGTTCGGAGTAATCCCGAACGCTGAGCAGTCGTTCGCGCTCCAGAACGTGACGAGCACACTTCGCGTCGGCGACGAGGGACGAGCGACCGGTGCAGTCGTCAACACCGGGCCGAGGGCGGTGCAAGACGCGGTGCTCATCCTCGAGACAAACACGACTACTCTCCAACCCGAGGAAAGGATCTACCCACTCGGAACGATTCCAGCCGGCGAACAACGGCCGTTCCGATTCGACATCAACGCGATCAATGCCACAAATGCGGGGCCACGCGAGCTCACGTTCCGCGTCGTGTACCGCAATCGGGAGGGAGAACGGACGGCGAGCGATCCACTTCAGGCACCAATCCGAGTCGGAAACAAGCGCGAACCGTTCGTCATCGATCCAGTGGCAGCGTCGTTCGGCGGTGATGAGAGTGGGGTGTTACGCGTCCAGGTCAGCAACAATGCTGGGCAGCCACTGACGAACGTGACGGCGCGGCTGCAGGTTGATGAACCACTGACCAGTGACGATCCAAACGCGTACGTCGGTGTACTCTCCCCCAACGAGTCCAGAACCGCCGCGTTCCAGTTGACGGTGGGGGATGAAGCCATAGCAGGGCGACATCCAGCAACCGTGACGATCACCTATGAGACACCCAATAGAGAGCGCCGCGTCGCTGGTCCCTATCAGGTTCCCGTGCAGGTAGAACGGGAACGCGGACCGGGATTTCCAGTCATTGCGACGGTCGCTGTCATCGCCGCAGTGCTCGTGGCCGTCGGGTGGTGGTTGCGACGAGGAACGTAG
- a CDS encoding cyclase family protein — MYHDCTQVLDSDATTYPDDPPVELAPHTTFEKDGYRVTELGFGTHSGTHIDAPSHTEPDGRTLDSFPIETFVFDAVLVDCRGKAAREPIDRTDLPKSTGGDLLVFHTGWDAHWGTDAYFDHPYLSAEAARWCADNGYHVAIDALNVDPTPTEGAGDVSGNAKDKPEGVPAHHALLGTDHLIVENLTNLDGLPEQFTLDAFPLSVSDADGSPVRAVAEFQP, encoded by the coding sequence ATGTATCACGACTGCACACAGGTACTCGACTCCGATGCGACGACGTATCCCGATGACCCGCCTGTCGAACTCGCGCCGCACACAACCTTCGAGAAGGATGGCTATCGAGTCACCGAACTCGGGTTCGGAACGCACAGTGGCACGCATATCGATGCGCCATCCCATACCGAACCCGACGGGCGGACGCTCGATTCGTTTCCCATCGAGACGTTCGTTTTCGATGCAGTACTGGTCGACTGCCGTGGCAAAGCGGCGCGCGAACCGATCGACCGTACCGACCTCCCGAAATCAACAGGCGGTGACCTGCTCGTCTTTCACACCGGATGGGACGCCCATTGGGGGACGGATGCGTACTTCGACCATCCGTATCTATCTGCGGAAGCCGCGAGATGGTGCGCCGACAACGGATACCATGTCGCCATAGACGCGCTAAACGTGGACCCGACGCCCACCGAGGGGGCAGGCGACGTATCAGGGAACGCTAAAGACAAACCTGAGGGAGTTCCTGCTCACCACGCACTTCTCGGGACCGACCACCTCATCGTGGAAAACTTGACCAACCTCGACGGATTGCCGGAACAATTCACCCTCGACGCGTTCCCATTATCGGTGAGCGATGCCGACGGTTCACCGGTTCGTGCCGTAGCGGAGTTCCAACCGTAG
- a CDS encoding SprT-like domain-containing protein, whose product MTISLAWDAFEQHGWEQFSSTMRHELIHAWKYHEFGEADHGRTFERWTDALDTTQHCERFNSPNWWVICEDCKGRLARYRRSKVVKQPEKYSCGDCGGILRVKEATE is encoded by the coding sequence ATCACGATCTCGCTCGCATGGGACGCCTTCGAGCAACACGGCTGGGAGCAATTCAGTTCGACGATGCGTCACGAACTCATTCACGCCTGGAAGTATCACGAGTTCGGCGAGGCAGATCACGGGCGAACGTTCGAGCGGTGGACGGACGCCCTCGACACAACCCAGCACTGTGAGCGGTTCAACTCGCCGAACTGGTGGGTAATTTGCGAGGACTGTAAGGGACGACTTGCGCGCTACCGGCGCTCGAAGGTTGTGAAACAGCCTGAGAAGTACAGTTGTGGTGACTGTGGTGGTATTCTCCGCGTTAAGGAGGCTACCGAATGA
- a CDS encoding response regulator — protein MGEAALILALGKRERNLELLAGLLENGGYDVEIATNMGEFDELLQHRDDVALAVLDVDGFTEDIWKRCEQLNNRDIPMLVLAAQIPPAMRQKAVSRGAQTILEKPVDKADLQATIRGLMEYIRMN, from the coding sequence ATGGGTGAGGCGGCCCTCATTCTCGCGCTCGGTAAGCGAGAGCGAAACCTCGAACTGCTCGCTGGACTCCTCGAAAACGGTGGATACGACGTCGAGATAGCGACGAATATGGGGGAGTTCGACGAACTGCTTCAGCATCGTGACGACGTGGCGCTCGCCGTTCTCGACGTGGACGGATTCACCGAGGACATCTGGAAGCGATGTGAGCAGCTCAACAACCGAGATATTCCCATGCTCGTCCTCGCCGCACAGATTCCGCCCGCAATGCGTCAGAAAGCGGTCAGCCGGGGGGCACAAACCATTCTCGAAAAGCCGGTCGATAAGGCGGATTTGCAGGCGACGATACGCGGCCTGATGGAATATATCCGGATGAACTGA
- a CDS encoding ABC transporter permease — protein sequence MFEITQFETTKRVRGTLILTVALVMLIALTVGLFPSIESAGIDLDAYIESLPEETRRAFIGNVTTITTIEGYLASQFYQLAWLLVLGVYYAYAAASSVASEVENKTLELVLVHSVSRSQLVVGKFFALVPSMIAVNALSYLAVYGGVRYIDEVIDPMDLFALHAYSIGYLLACAALGMVASVVFDTARRAQMVAIGSVFGMFIIDSFTFDTDYEWVGDFAFTRYYDVGEILTEGTVAWSDLALLVVSAVLLLIVSAELFERKDV from the coding sequence GTGTTCGAGATTACGCAGTTCGAAACCACCAAACGCGTCCGAGGGACGCTGATATTGACGGTGGCACTGGTCATGCTCATCGCACTCACCGTCGGCCTGTTTCCCTCGATAGAGAGTGCCGGTATCGACCTGGACGCCTATATCGAAAGCCTTCCTGAAGAGACCCGACGTGCCTTTATCGGCAACGTCACGACTATTACCACTATCGAGGGCTATCTGGCCTCGCAGTTCTACCAACTGGCGTGGCTGCTCGTGCTCGGCGTCTACTACGCGTACGCGGCGGCATCGAGCGTTGCGAGTGAGGTAGAGAACAAAACGCTAGAACTGGTGCTCGTTCACTCGGTCAGCCGGTCACAACTCGTCGTCGGAAAGTTCTTCGCCCTCGTCCCGAGTATGATCGCCGTCAACGCACTCAGCTATCTCGCCGTCTACGGTGGCGTCCGCTACATCGACGAAGTCATCGACCCGATGGATCTCTTTGCGCTTCACGCTTACTCCATCGGGTATCTCCTCGCCTGCGCGGCCCTGGGGATGGTCGCGTCGGTCGTCTTCGATACGGCACGGCGTGCGCAGATGGTTGCTATCGGGAGTGTCTTCGGAATGTTTATCATCGACTCCTTTACTTTCGATACTGACTATGAGTGGGTGGGTGACTTCGCCTTCACTCGCTACTATGATGTCGGTGAGATACTGACAGAAGGAACGGTTGCGTGGAGCGACCTGGCCCTCCTCGTCGTCTCCGCCGTTCTCCTGCTCATCGTCAGCGCTGAGTTGTTCGAACGCAAAGACGTCTGA